From Erythrobacter sp. YJ-T3-07:
CCAGCGCGTAACCGAGCCACGGCGTATCCCACCACTGGATGCGGCCCTGGATGAGGAAGGTGCACAGCGCGCACACACCGATGACGAAGAGCGCAATGCTCGGGATGTCGAGCGCCTCGAACGTGTCCTTTCTTTCCCCCGGCGGAAGCCGCAGGAGATAGACCATCCCGAAGCCCAGCAGCGACAGGGCAAACTGGAACTGGAACACGTGGCTCATATCGCTGTCGACCAGCAGCGTCGGCGACAGCGCCCGGGTCAGAGGGAAGGCAATCTGACTGAGGCCGATCGAAATCACCAGCCCGGCAACCCTCATCGCTGCCGGCAGTCCCTGCATGAGGTAGTAGATCGTGAGCGCGGACAAGCCGCTTGCCGCAATCCCTGCCACCGCGCGCGCCGCCAGTTCGGGATAATAGCCCGGGCCGATCATCTGCACGAAATTGGCCGCAACCAGCCCTGCCATCGCCCAGCGGACGAAAGGCTGGATGCCGAACTGCTGCCGCACGCGAAACAGCAGCATGCTCATGCAGGAATAGGTCGAATAGAACGCCACGGTGAGCCAGCCCGACTCCACCGGCGTCAGCGCGAACTCGGCCTGAAGCGCACCCGAGTTGGCCAGCAGGAAACCATTCTGGCTGCCCCCGACGAGCCCGATGAACAGACCGATCGCAAGATAGGCCGCGCGGCGACGCGCCGGATGATCGGGATTGGCAGGCGATCCCGGGAGGATCGGCATCTCATGCGGCTTGAACCGATAACTGACCGCATGGTCGAAAAGGGGCGGGCGATCACTCACAGCGCAATGCTCCGTCGATCAGAGTGTCTTCGAGCGCCGCCTCGAACGCGCGGTCGTCAGCCACATTATCGACCAGCTTGGCGAGGCGTTCCCGCCGGGCGACGGTACTCGCCGCTGCATAGATGAAGTTGGCCACCCTGAATTGCAGGTGATGCACATCGCGCTCGCACTCTGCGGCAGCCGCCTGGGCGAGATCGAAGAAATAGCGGTGCAGCGGCAGCGAAAGCTCGTCGAGCAGCCAGTCGTTGCGCTCGGAATCGATCGTGATGTCGCGCAGTAGCAGCCGCGGCATATCCGGGTGCGCAAGCTGGTAGTCGATGAAGGCCCTCATCGCGTGGCGCAGACGTTCACGGGCAGGCTTCGCCTGCGTGTCCGCCATCGCCCGGTCGAGCGCTGCGTGTAGATCCTTCGCCGATTGCGAGACGATCGACTTCCACAAGCCAGCCTTGCCGCCGAAACGATAGCCGATCAGCGCGACGTCGATATTCGCGTCGGAGGCGATTTCACGCAGCGAGGTCGCTTCGTACCCTCTTGTGGCGAAGCGCCGCCGGCCGGCGTCGGCGATCGCCGCGCTCGTATCCGTATCGCTCTTTCTGGGCCGTCCCGGCCCGCGTCGCTTGTTCACTCTACGCTCCTGTCAGGAGCGCGATTTAGGAGGCGCCTCGAATATATTCAATAGCCGTTGAATATATTCGAGGCGCTGCTTGCCGACCGGCGAAAGAGCTGAGAACTCCGCTGAAAGTCGCCAGCTGCACCGCCCGTGTCGATCAGTCCGATACCTGGGCCGACCGGCATGGCCTGGCCCGGCTTCGCCAGTTGAGAATATGGGCCGCGGCAACCAGTGCCGCGCCAAGTGTCGTGAGCCCGGTTTCAAGCGCCACAGTATGGGCAAACAGGCCCGAGATCATCAGCGCCAGCCCGGCAAAGCCGAGGGCCAGCCGGGGTCCCGCCCTGCCCGCACCATGCCGTGATTTCAGCAGGACATAGCTGGTCAGCGGCCCCGCGATGAGCACCATGACGAGATGAAACTCTTCCGGCAGCGAGAGCGCAGTGCTCCAGCTCGGCAGGATGGCGATGGCCAGTGGGAAGACGAGGCAATGGATGAGGCAGGCGGTCGACAGCGTCACGCCGGCACCATCCATCGCGGCGGCGACACCTCTGCTACGCGGCCTCACGCGCCCGGCTCCGGGTCGATCCGCGGCGTATCGATCGCCAGCAGCAAGCGCCGTTCACCGGTGCCCGCGATGGGTGGGGAACGGTGCAGACAGGGATCATGCCCCTCGCCGAACTGCCAGCCTTTGACCAGTGCGATATCGCCCGCGTCGATATTCCACACCTCCCCGCCCGGCACGTTGTCGCAGGCGAATTGCGTGCCGCGCCCCGCATAGGTGGTGATGAGCCGCAGGTCGGTGAAATCCGCGTGGAGCTTGCAACAGGAATCATCATCGACCAGCTCGAGCCGCAGACGCACCTCGTCGCAGAGCATCAACGCCGCGAGGCGGGTGGCGAGCATGGCGATATCCTCCGTCAGCGCACCGGGCAGATCACCCAATGCGGCGGCCGCGCGATCGGGCGCACCGCTCGCGCGCAACGTGAACGGATCGCGCGTCAGCAGATGCCTGTCGCAAAGCGGCACCGCTCGGCGCTGCACGACCAGCGGATGTTCCGGTCGCCGTATCGCGCTCCAGTCATCGGTGAAACACGCGTAGTCGGTGGCGTTCGAGGACGAAGGCGGACGAGGGAGAGATGCGGCAACTTGCATGATTGGGCGATTTTCTTTCGACACCGGTGTTGGCTCGGCACCCGCCGAGACGCTCGAGCTAATATATGTGATATTATATCATACATTTCAAGCTGCGATCGTGCTCATTTTCGGTTATGGCGCGTGCCACCGATTCCCTATCCCGCTCACAGGAAGACCCGATGCCCGCGATCCAGACCGCCCCGATCCAGACCGATCGCCGCAAGTTTCTCGCCGGAACCGGGGCCGCATTCGGCGCCCTGCTGGCGAGCGGCTGCACCACCAACAGGATGGTTACGGCAGCCGGCACCGCAGGCGTACCCGCCTACGGCCCGCTGCAACCCGATCCTGACGGAATGCTCGATCTGCCTTCCGGCTTCTCGTACCGGCTGCTGTCCAGTCTCGGCGAGGCCATGAGTGATGGCGGGACCGTGCCCGACAAGGCCGACGGCATGGGCTGCTTCAACCTCGGCAACGGTGAGATCGCCCTCGTGCGCAACCACGAACTGGTCCCGGGCGACGGCGCGGGAGGCCCGATCGCGAGGGGCTTCGGCACTCGCAATGGGGAGATCGTTCCAGGCGGGACGACCAATATCGTGCTCGACGCGAACACGCTGGAGGTACAGCGCCAGTTTCGCACGCTTGGCGGCACGATCCGCAATTGCTCGGGCGGGGTCACGCCGTGGAATACCTGGCTGACCTGCGAGGAATCGCCGACCGGCCCCGGCCAGCGCTATGGCGAGGGCCTGGCGCAAAATCACGGCTGGGTGTTCGAAGTGCCCGCCAATGCCTCCGGGCTGGTCGCCCCTGTCGCGCTGACCGCGATGGGACGCTTCAACCACGAGGCTGCCTGCGTCGATCCGGAGACGGGGATGGTCTACATGACCGAGGACCGCGACGACGGCGTGCTCTATCGTTTCATCCCGAAGGAACGCGGCAACCTGCGCGCGGGCGGACGGCTGCAGGCCATGGCGATCGACGGCCTCGACGATACGCGCAACTGGGATGCGCCGGTCATGCAGGTGCAAAAGCCGTACGAGGCGCGCTGGATCGATCTCGACGAGGTAGAGGCTCCGCTCGACGACCTGCGCATCCGCGCGGTCGCGAAGGGCGCGGCGCTGGTCGCACGCGGTGAAGGTATCCATATGGGCACGGACGACCTGTTCGTGTGCTCGACCAGCGGCGGGCAGAAAGGGCTCGGGCAGATCTTCCGCTTCGTCCCCGGTCGCGGGCGCGGCCCGGACATGGTGGAGCTGTTCTTCGAGAGCGAGAGCAAGGACCAGTTCAATTTCGGCGACAACCTGACCGTTTCGCCCAATGGCCACCTGATCGTGTGCGAAGATCAGTACACCGATGTGGTCGACAACCACTTGCGCGGTATCACGCCCGATGGCCGCGCCTACACGCTTGCACGCCTGACCATGCAGACCGAACTGGCCGGGGCCTGCTTCTCACCCGACGGCAAATGGCTCTTCGTAAACGCCTATTCGCCCACCCGCACCGTGGCGATCACCGGGCCGTGGGACCGGTTGATGACCTGAGGCGGATTACCCGCCGGGGTGAAGGATCACCCTTGCTCGCAGGCCTGCATTGCCTCGCGCGCCAGCCGAGCGAGAATCGGGAACTTCGTCGCCCGCTCCGCCGCCTGCGCGCTGGCGGCATTGCCGCGGATCACCCGGCCCTTGATCCCGTGGAAGATCGCCGCGAGGCGGAAGAAGTTGAACGCGATGTAGAACTCCCAGTTGGGAATGCTCTCGCGCCCGGTCCGCGCGCAATAGGCGGCAACATACTCCGCCTCGCTCGGAATGTTGAGCGCGGCCAGATCGGCGCCGTGCAGCCCCGCCACGATGTCGGGCGGCATCCGGTACATCATCGCGTTATAGGCGAAATCGGCGAGCGGGTGGCCCAGCGTCGACAGCTCCCAGTCGAGCACCGCGAGCACGCGCGGCTCGTCGGGCGCGAAGATCATGTTGTCGCAGCGCAGATCGCCATGGACGATCGCGGTTTCCTCGCCCGGCGGGATATTCTCAGGCAGCCATTCGACCAGCGCGTCCATGTCCGCGTTCCGGCCCGCCTCTTCGTCGGCCAGATATTGCTTCGACCACCGGGCGATCTGGCGCGCGAAGTAGTTGCCGGGCCTGCCGTAGTCGCCCAGGCCGACCGCCTCGGGATCGACCCCGTGCAACTGGGCCAGCACGCCGTTCATCGCGGCAAAGTAGTCCGGCCGCGCATCGCGGGGCACATCGGGGAAGGTCGCGTCCCAGAGGATGCGCCCCTCAACCATCTCCATCACGAAAAACGGCGTGCCGAGCACGCTCTCGTCCTCGCACAGGCCGTGAATTGCGGGAACGGGAAAGCCGGTCCGGCCCAGCGCCTCCATCACCCGGGCCTCGCGTTCCACCGCGTGCGCACCCTTGAGGATTTCGCCCGGAGGCTTGCGCCGCAGCACGTAACTGCGCGTCGGCGTGCTCAGCCGGTAGGTGGGGTTGGACTGCCCGCCCTTGAACTGGTGGACCTCCAGCGGTCCGGCAAACCCGTCGACATGGCCGCGCAGCCACGCCTCCAGCGCAGCACGGTCGAGTTCGTAGCCCGCGCGCACAGCCGTAGTGCCCTTATTCCCTTCCGCCGCAGCGCTCATGCCGACGCGGCGGCCTCGCGGTGGGCCTTCTTGATCTTCTTGGCGAGCGACCATTTGTGCACCTCGGTCGGGCCGTCGTAGATCCTGAACGCGCGCAGCTCGCGAAACACCTGCTCGACAATGGTCTGGTCGGTCACCCCGGTGCCGCCCATCACCTGTACGCAGTTGTCGGCCACCCGCATCAGCGCTTCGGATACGGCGACCTTCGCCATCGAGCTTTCGGTGGTGCCCAGATCGCCCGTGTCGAGCACGCTGGCGCACCAGTAGATCATCAGTTCGGCCTGCTTGAGGTCGATCTGGTTCTGCGCGAGCATGAAGCCCACGCCTTCGTGATCGATCAGCGGCTTGCCGAAGGCCTGGCGGCGGCAGGCATAGTCGCTGGCGATCTCCTGACACCGGATCGCCGCGCCCAGCCAGCGCATGCAGTGCGACAGGCGCGCGGGCGACAGGCGCACCTGCGCATAGCGGAAGCCCTCGCCCGCCGCGCCGAGCATCTGGTCGGCAGGCACGCGCAGGTTCTCGATCGTGACATCCGCGTGGCCGCCGGGCATCGAATTGTCGATCGTGTTGGGCGCGCCCTCGATCCGGATCGCGGGATCGGGCAGGTCGACCAGGAACATGCAGGCCCCGCCGCCTTCGTCCACGCCCTCGGCGCGCGCCATCACGATGCCCACGCCTGCGCCGTCGGCCCCGGTGATGAAGCGCTTGCGCCCGTTCACCACCCAGTGATTGCCGTCCAGCTTGCAGGTGGTCTTCATCATCGAAGGATCGGATCCGGCCCCGCCCCAGTCGGCAGGCTCGGTCATGAAGAACGCGCTTTGCTCGTCGCCCGAAACCAGTCGGGAGAGGAATTTCTCCTTCAGGTGATCGCTTCCGACATGGCCCAGAAGGTACATGTTGCCCTCGTCCGGCGCGTTGGTGTTGAGCGCCAGCGGACCGAGCGGGGAGAGGCCCGATTTGATGAGGACATAGGCAGTCTCGACCTGGGTCAGGTGGCTGCCGTCCTCCATGATGTGCGGCGTCATCAGCCCTGCCTCGCGGGCGAGCGCGCGGATTTCGCGGACCAGTTCGCGGGTCGGCGCGCCGTGATGGTCGCGGCGCGGGTCGTGCTCGTAAGGCGCGATCTTGCTCCGCACGAAGTCCTCCACCCGATCGCCTATGTCCCGGGCGCGTTGCGAAACCTCGATCATTCTCAATCCTTCAGATTATCTCATTGGTGGGTGGGCCCGGCTATTCGGCCCAGCGCAGCTCCAGCTGAAGCAGCGAGCCGACATTACCGCCACGAAACGTCGGCTGAACATCTTCGGCCAGCGAGAAGGGCGGCACACGGGCGAGCCATTCTTCGAGCAGAACGATCGCTTCCAGCCGGGCGAGCCCCGCGCCCACACAGCGGTGCGGGCCGAGCCCCATGGTGGTATGGCGCACCGGCGACAGGCCGCGATCGAAATCCACCTTCTCCGGGTCGTCGAAACAAGCCGGGTCGAGATTGTGCAGCACGCTGGGCAGATAGATCAGATCGCCCTCGCGCACTTCCACCCCGTCGACCTCGGTCGTCTCGACGCAGTTGCGGGTGACCGAAACCGTGGGATATCGCCGCATCAGTTCGTCGACTGCGGCGGGAATGCGCGAGGCATCCTCCCGCAGGTACGATTGGTCGTCAGGATGGCGCGCGAGGTGCATGATCATGTTGCCCATCATCGCGACCACCGTATCGAGCCCGCCGAACAGCAGATTGCGACACATCCGCTGCGCCTCGCCGAAAGTCCAGGCGCGCGCCTCGATCGGGACCGAGAGGATCCGGCTGAACAGGTCGCTGCCCGGATTGGCCAGCCGTTCGCGGATATAAGGCTCCAAGTAGGCGTCGGCGGCATCGCGCAGTTCGACCACCGTCATCGATCCGTCGGGCCGGGTCAACTGCTGGCCCAGCGGGCGCAGCTTCGCGCGGTCTTCGGGTGGAACGCCGATCAGCGTCAGGAAGATATGGATCGGCAGGATTTCGGCGAATTGCGACATGAACTCGCACCCGCTCTTGCCCATCAGCCCCTCGATGAGCAGGCGCGCCTGTTCGCGGACCAGCGGCTCCATCGCGACGACGTGATTATTCGCGAAACCCTTCATCACCGCCATGCGGAACGGCTTGTGCTCGGGCGGGTCCTGCTGGAGCGGAATGAACTCCATCACCTCGCCAAGACCCGGCGTCACCGCAAGCGCTTCGTTGGAAAAGCGCTCCGCATCGCCCCACAGGCTGCGCACCACTTCTCCGCAGGCGCCGATCCAGTGCCCGCCGTTTTCGGTTGTCCAGACGAGGCCGGGGCCGCCGAGCAGGGATTTCCACGCGGCGAAGAAATCCCGCTCCCCACCGGGCGGCGCGAACACGTTGAAATCGACCACCCGGTCTGCCGGAACGTGATCCGGTATTGGCTGCGCGCTCATCGCCCCTCTCCCCGGCCGGTTGGCCTAACCCAGTGTCCGCAGCGGCTCGCTGCCGTCCCAGTCGCGCGCGGCCTCGCGCATCATCGTGAAAAGCTGTTCGCCCTGCTCGGACTTTTCGAGGATCTCCAGCAGCCCGCCCGGCCCCGCGCCGGGATCGACATAATAGACCCGCGCACCGCCGAAGGTACCTTCGACGATTATCTCGGCCCTCGCATCGGCGACCGCTTTCTTCGCAGCTTCGAAATCCTCGACCAGCACCAGCGTGTGGTGCAGCCGGTCCTTCACGCCATACTCCCCGTTATAATGTGCGGGCGCGTCGTTCTCTGGCCGGAAAAGCTCGATCTGGATGTCGTTCCAGTATGCCATCGCGACCGAGAAACGTGCATCGGTCGGCTCGCCGCGATAACGCATGTTCTCCAACGTGATGTTCTCGAACAGGAAGAAGGGGCCGACCCCCATCGTCTCGGTCCAGTATTTCAACGCAGCGTCGAAATCGCTCGGCACGTAGGCGAGCTGCTCGCACGGCCCCAGAGCGGTGAGACTTCCAGGCTTGGGCATTGGTTCTTCTCCAGCAGATCACGCCCCGATGGACTTTGCTCAGGCGAACAATTCCTCGGGGTTCTCGAACAGGGTCTTGAAGGTCGCGAGGAACTTCGCCCCCGCCGCACCATCGATCGCACGGTGATCAACCGACAGGGTCAGCGAGATGCGCGTCTCGAACGCGACTCCCCCGTCCTCGCCCTCGGTAGGCACGCGCGAGGTGGCTCCGACCGCGAGGATCGCGGCCTGCGGCGGATTGATGATCGCATCGAAATTCTCGATCCCGAACATGCCGAGGTTGGACACGGTGAAAGTCCCGCCGTCGAGATCATCATAGCCCAGCCGGCCCGCCTCCGCCTTGTCGATCAGTGCACGGGTGGCCTTTGCGATCTGCCCGATGCCAAGCCGGTCGGCCTGCCGCACGATCGGCGTCATCAGCCCATTGGGCGAG
This genomic window contains:
- a CDS encoding alkaline phosphatase PhoX — encoded protein: MPAIQTAPIQTDRRKFLAGTGAAFGALLASGCTTNRMVTAAGTAGVPAYGPLQPDPDGMLDLPSGFSYRLLSSLGEAMSDGGTVPDKADGMGCFNLGNGEIALVRNHELVPGDGAGGPIARGFGTRNGEIVPGGTTNIVLDANTLEVQRQFRTLGGTIRNCSGGVTPWNTWLTCEESPTGPGQRYGEGLAQNHGWVFEVPANASGLVAPVALTAMGRFNHEAACVDPETGMVYMTEDRDDGVLYRFIPKERGNLRAGGRLQAMAIDGLDDTRNWDAPVMQVQKPYEARWIDLDEVEAPLDDLRIRAVAKGAALVARGEGIHMGTDDLFVCSTSGGQKGLGQIFRFVPGRGRGPDMVELFFESESKDQFNFGDNLTVSPNGHLIVCEDQYTDVVDNHLRGITPDGRAYTLARLTMQTELAGACFSPDGKWLFVNAYSPTRTVAITGPWDRLMT
- a CDS encoding TetR/AcrR family transcriptional regulator yields the protein MNKRRGPGRPRKSDTDTSAAIADAGRRRFATRGYEATSLREIASDANIDVALIGYRFGGKAGLWKSIVSQSAKDLHAALDRAMADTQAKPARERLRHAMRAFIDYQLAHPDMPRLLLRDITIDSERNDWLLDELSLPLHRYFFDLAQAAAAECERDVHHLQFRVANFIYAAASTVARRERLAKLVDNVADDRAFEAALEDTLIDGALRCE
- a CDS encoding acyl-CoA dehydrogenase family protein, which translates into the protein MIEVSQRARDIGDRVEDFVRSKIAPYEHDPRRDHHGAPTRELVREIRALAREAGLMTPHIMEDGSHLTQVETAYVLIKSGLSPLGPLALNTNAPDEGNMYLLGHVGSDHLKEKFLSRLVSGDEQSAFFMTEPADWGGAGSDPSMMKTTCKLDGNHWVVNGRKRFITGADGAGVGIVMARAEGVDEGGGACMFLVDLPDPAIRIEGAPNTIDNSMPGGHADVTIENLRVPADQMLGAAGEGFRYAQVRLSPARLSHCMRWLGAAIRCQEIASDYACRRQAFGKPLIDHEGVGFMLAQNQIDLKQAELMIYWCASVLDTGDLGTTESSMAKVAVSEALMRVADNCVQVMGGTGVTDQTIVEQVFRELRAFRIYDGPTEVHKWSLAKKIKKAHREAAASA
- a CDS encoding DUF1826 domain-containing protein, with the translated sequence MQRRAVPLCDRHLLTRDPFTLRASGAPDRAAAALGDLPGALTEDIAMLATRLAALMLCDEVRLRLELVDDDSCCKLHADFTDLRLITTYAGRGTQFACDNVPGGEVWNIDAGDIALVKGWQFGEGHDPCLHRSPPIAGTGERRLLLAIDTPRIDPEPGA
- a CDS encoding phosphotransferase, which codes for MSAAAEGNKGTTAVRAGYELDRAALEAWLRGHVDGFAGPLEVHQFKGGQSNPTYRLSTPTRSYVLRRKPPGEILKGAHAVEREARVMEALGRTGFPVPAIHGLCEDESVLGTPFFVMEMVEGRILWDATFPDVPRDARPDYFAAMNGVLAQLHGVDPEAVGLGDYGRPGNYFARQIARWSKQYLADEEAGRNADMDALVEWLPENIPPGEETAIVHGDLRCDNMIFAPDEPRVLAVLDWELSTLGHPLADFAYNAMMYRMPPDIVAGLHGADLAALNIPSEAEYVAAYCARTGRESIPNWEFYIAFNFFRLAAIFHGIKGRVIRGNAASAQAAERATKFPILARLAREAMQACEQG
- a CDS encoding MerC domain-containing protein codes for the protein MDGAGVTLSTACLIHCLVFPLAIAILPSWSTALSLPEEFHLVMVLIAGPLTSYVLLKSRHGAGRAGPRLALGFAGLALMISGLFAHTVALETGLTTLGAALVAAAHILNWRSRARPCRSAQVSD
- a CDS encoding VOC family protein, giving the protein MPKPGSLTALGPCEQLAYVPSDFDAALKYWTETMGVGPFFLFENITLENMRYRGEPTDARFSVAMAYWNDIQIELFRPENDAPAHYNGEYGVKDRLHHTLVLVEDFEAAKKAVADARAEIIVEGTFGGARVYYVDPGAGPGGLLEILEKSEQGEQLFTMMREAARDWDGSEPLRTLG
- a CDS encoding cytochrome P450 translates to MSAQPIPDHVPADRVVDFNVFAPPGGERDFFAAWKSLLGGPGLVWTTENGGHWIGACGEVVRSLWGDAERFSNEALAVTPGLGEVMEFIPLQQDPPEHKPFRMAVMKGFANNHVVAMEPLVREQARLLIEGLMGKSGCEFMSQFAEILPIHIFLTLIGVPPEDRAKLRPLGQQLTRPDGSMTVVELRDAADAYLEPYIRERLANPGSDLFSRILSVPIEARAWTFGEAQRMCRNLLFGGLDTVVAMMGNMIMHLARHPDDQSYLREDASRIPAAVDELMRRYPTVSVTRNCVETTEVDGVEVREGDLIYLPSVLHNLDPACFDDPEKVDFDRGLSPVRHTTMGLGPHRCVGAGLARLEAIVLLEEWLARVPPFSLAEDVQPTFRGGNVGSLLQLELRWAE